tcataagtgatggtcactccttgtgttgtgagacgttttgttgccaaatttggtgtgatttcgttcattggttcttttgtttttaaggtactcattatgcacagagcatatatatatatatatatatatatatatatatatatatatatataatctttatgTCTACAGCACTACCGtctcccctaaggggactcagagcggcttaaatgaggccaatcccagcgatacattacagcaacataaaatataaacaacaaaataacatcacaataaaataaataaaccaattaagtaaaatacacagtacaaaataacatagtggaaaataaaacacagtgggtgggccaaatgcacgacataaaatgataaaacactggatgagatagcaatgaaaaggtacatttgtgggggaggagctcataggggactgaacagtggaattagactggaaagtgcaatatgagggaagcagtgtaggtgaaacaacaggactggaatatatggtcactctccaaaggcacatcagaaaaagccaagtctttagagctttcttaaaggctgccagggtgggggcttgcctaatctcaccaggtagcgagttccatagctggggggccacaacggagaaggctctctccctcgttcccacaagtcgtgCCCGCAATAGAGGAAGAGGTGTTATGCAACCACAGCTCTCCTCACCAAAATAGATAATTTCCAATCAGGATTCTGTTGGAGGtataaaataaagaaagggacCTTCTTCCATGTGTGATGGTCTTGTGAATTGGTGCAGGCTTATTGGAAAAAATGATCAAGGTAACAAATATAATGTTCCACaagcaagttttaaaaaatccagggaTGTGCCTGGAAAGAGAAATTTGTCATTACAGCTTCGTTGCTGCATGTATAACGATtgtcaaagattggaaaggggggaaaaaacattaagcatcaaaaATTGGAGGGATAAACTGTGGGATTGGGCGCAGATGTCCAAGATTTCTAGTAATTTACTagaaacggttctggtccaacttcctGTTTGAAGTTATCTTCCTTTATGAGTCAACTAGActtttgagatctgctggggaggtcctgctctcggtcccacccccttcgcaagcatgattggtggggacatgagacagggccttccttctcagtgatggcccctcggttgtggaactgcctccctagtgacatcaggcaggccccatccctcctggtcttcaggtaaaactaaagacctggctttgtgcTCAGGCGTTCAGAGAATAGGCCAATATGGAATTCGAGTTCAACAGTTTTGACCATGACTATGGACTAATTTCTCAGTATAAACTCACGACTCAGCACTTTATgctttgaatatgttatatgttttaatctgtttcattGTCTTGTGTGTTTTTAGTGGCTtatatgttttcattgttttatagTTGATAGGGTATGTGTTATGGTTTTTGTTgtgtatttgttcagttgcttccgactcttggtgccctcatggaccggcccaggccagagctccctgttggccatggccaccctgagctccttcaaggtcaagccagtcacttcaaggataccatccatccaccttccccttggtcggcccctcttcctttttccttccattttccccagcagcattctcttctccaagctttcctgtcttctcatgatgtggccaaaggacttcatctttgcctctaatatctttccctccagtgagcagctgggcattaatacctgaagtatggactggttggatcttcttgcggtttaaggcactctcagaattttcctccaactccacagttcaaaagcatctatcttccttcactcagccttccttatggtccagctcttgcatccataagttaccacggggaataccattgctttaactatgcaagcattcattgccagtgtgatgtctctactcttcactatttgatcAAGATTGGTcgttgctctcttcccaagaaggaaacgtcttctgatttcctggctgcagtctgtgtctgcagtcatcttcacacctagaaatacaaagtctgtcacggcctccacgttttctccttctatttgccagttatcaatcagtctggttgccatcatcttgtttttttatgcttaactgcaacccaacttttgccctttcttctttcaccttggttagaaggctccttagctcctcctccctttcagccctcaaagtggtatcatctgcatatctaaggttgttcatgtttaattCCAGCCTTGGTTATGTTGGTTGTATTTCTTTTATTGTAAAGTGTATGTTACGGCATTAAAGTCTTGCCggattttgtaagccgccttgtgtTCCCTGTGGGGTGAAATCCATCATCTTCTCAAATCATGTAGAATTAGCTTGGATTGACCCTCAGGTGAATGTTGGGATCAATCCTCCAAACTTGGTGGTCTGGCCAGTTGGTGGGGTagagcaataaaacaaaaactcTAGGTTTCCCATTCCTGGCAGGTCATTTCCATGGGCCTGAAAACTCTGGTCTTGCAATTTGCCACATTGGACATTGGTCGCTTAAGAAGCTTGCTAAGGAACTGAATGGCATGCATTCCTATGAGGAGCCGCTCAGGGAGCAgagtgtgtttagcttggagaaaagaaggccgaGAGGGGCATGAGAGCCAGGTGTGAATATCAGAAGAGATGTCCCAATGAGAAGAgggaagcttgttttccgctgctccAGAGACAAGGGCCTCAAGGAGCAATGGTTTCCAactgaaggaaaagagattctgtccaaacatgaggaagaaattcctgacagaaaatgctgtttgatAGAGGGTTTTtcctgcctgggagtccagtagGGCTTCCTTCTACTGAATGGCAGAactgggctggactagatggcctatggggATATCTTCTATGAATGTGTGAATACTCTCCATCAGCAGCTGCAGACACAGGaatcaagctccccccccccccccccaatgggacACCTttccaaatattaaaacatggccctcatgtcccctctccgccttctcttttcCAATGCAAATATTCCCGGCTCCCTCAACCAGTCCTCAAAGGGAGTCATCGTTCTCAGAACTTTCACCCTTTTGGTCACTCTTCTCTCAACACAATCTAGTTTGTCCCTGTCTGTTCTGACcgttggtgcccagaactggacacagtcctCTTCCAGGcagggtctgaccaaagcagaagagatgcCCGCCTTCAGAGGGATACAGAGCTTTAGGGACAGGAGATGAGTGGTGGGTTGAGTGTCCCCTGGTGACCCCTGGAGCAAGATAGCCGTCCTTTCCCCTTGGGTTCCTCCATCCCGTTCATTCCCTGTCCCTCACAGAAGCTGGGCCAAGGCAGCGGTCAGCATCCAAGAACGGAGGGCGATTCCGCTTTGGTTCCCAGGTGGGCCTTTGCTGAAGAGCGGAGGAGATCCTACAGCCCTCATTTGtcgttggactgcaaatcccagcggCCTCTGACAGTGTGGTCAACTGAGAGGAATGCTGGGGGTGGCAGTCCAAACATGACTGGAGGGAGAGAGGTTGTAGCGGAAGGAGAAGCCCTTCTTTGTTGGAGCCTTgagtttcccttccttttcctacaGTTTCTGGGGAGAGAGGAGCTCCCCTGGGCGGACAGCAGCCTGGAAGTGCAGAGGGGGAGCCTGACGTCCTCCGAGAGAGCAGAGAGGTACCTCCTGCccatgattttttttgggggggggggtagggaagGCTGCGGCCTGGGGGTTTGAGGCCTCCCAGAATGTTGCCTTCCTCCCAGGGGCTGGAAGGTCCTTGGGGTGGGGCTGGCCTTGGGGACCTTGGGAGAATGGAGGGGATCCTAAGCTGAGCTCTTCTTCTGTCCCTTGCCCTTCTAGCAGCTTCCTCTCGGAGAAGAGCCCAACTCCGCCGCAGAACAAACTACCCAAAGAGTTGGTGAGTGAAagaggggggctggaaagagggAGCTGGATCAGGGCCACCCCAAGGCCCCTTGAGTTCACGGTGGCCCTTGGCTGAAGAGGCCTCCCTTACGGTGGGAATCAGCCCCAGGCAGCGTGGTCATTGGGGAGGAGATCTGGGGGTTGCAGTCCAACTCTCTCCAGGATTAGCAGTACGAATTCACCTGGGAAAGAGTGAGGGAGGGTGTGGCAAAAGGCACAGCACGaacttccctcttcttcccccttcttccctctcaACAGGGCTCAAAGGAAGTTGGGATCCCTTCTGAGTTGTTCCTGCCGGAGTGGGTGGCCCTGGACCTCAATACAGAGAGGTACCTCCTTCCCAGTTTCAGGGGAACATGGCAGGCAGaggtctcctccctccctctcccaatTGAGGCCAAGGGGGCCTCAGCCTGCACTCTTATTCcatgggggcttggggggctccaccagagagaagagaggggaggacTTCTTCTGACCTTGCCTACTTGTCTCTCTCTCCTTGCAGTCTCAACGAGCTCACTCAGAAGAtggtaaggaagggaaggggacggTGAAAGAGGGGTGGGCTCCTTcctctctaccccccccccccaccatctcttttcctctccctgccCCTCCTTTCACCTCCTTCCTCCCACTCTAGTCCTCCTCCCCTGGGCTgccttcccattccttctcttttGGCCCCTTTTTTACTCCTCTGCCCAATTGTCTTTTGCAGGACTCCGACGAGGCAACGCTGGCAGACATCGCCAGCATAGAGGATGAGGTGTGGGACCCTCCCCCCAGTTCGAGCAGGTGCGTTGCTATTGCCCGGGAGGGATGACCacagccctgctccttgtcctccGTCCCTGCCCTGCCAGGCCTCACCTCCTTGTGCCTCTCTCTCTTCCAGTTCCCTGAGCCAAGAGGAAGCCGTAGACATGGCCCTTCACCCTCGGAGGTGGTCCTCCCTGGACCCAGAGCAGGTAAGGCCCAGAGTTCCTCCCGGCCAGGCCTGGGACCACCACCCAGGAGGCATCGCCCAATGCCTTCTCCAGGAGATGAAGAGGGGCCTCCTGCAGAGACCTTCCGGATGACAGGTTCGTCCCAGAGAAATCCGGCCTTCAGGTAGGCTGCTCTTCTCGGCTCCCGTTCGTCACCTGGTGGTCTCTCTGGCCACTGGAAAGGTATGTTGGGAGCCCAATGCCCAGTTACCCTCAGCAGGCATTCTACACACTTCACCTGTCAACTCTCTCCCTCCACTTTTGGCCCCAGCGGCCTTTCGATGGCTGCCGGGTGCCAttgtttcttccctcctttctttgctttcagGCGAAAGAACACCTGCATCGTCTTTGCATGCTTGTCTGCAGTCCCTCCTCTGCAGAGGCCATGCAAGCAGTGGACTACGTGGCCCGCAAACACCTCAAGATGGCCACGGACCACTTTCTGGAGTCCAATGGGAGGTAAGAGAGCTGGGCCTGGGGGTGCCCCATCCCTGTCCCGATGGGGCCCTAGCGGTCTCCCCATGGGGTCGGAGACAAGGCTGGCCCTGACCatggctccctcttccctctcttcattcacAGGCCTTGTGGTGAATTAGTATGCGCCGTACTAAATTCACAGTATTGTTGCCTGGAGGCGGCGCTGGACCTGTTCCTGGCCAAGGTGAAGGAGGGCCCTTGGCTGGCCCAGGAGGCCGAGGAACAGGGCGGCCCTGCTTGGGATGCGGCCACGGTAAGGGCAAGGAGAATGGGACCCCCTCTTTCCCAGCCTTGACCAGGAGCCCTCCTTCTGTTGAGGTTCaaacctcctcctttctctccgcAGGCAAGAGCGACGCGGGCCATCGGCGGGATCGTGAAGCACATCAAGGAGAGCTGTCGCCTGGAGGGGTGGTTCCTGGAGCTTCTGCTCGCCTTGGTGATCAACTTCATCGAGGTCACAAGGCCTGGGTTGGAGGCACCCAGCAGGAACCGGAGCAGTGGCTACGTTCCTCCAGGGTAAGGAGAGGGTGGGGAGGAAGGGTCAGCGGGACTCCCAACCCTTTTGGGGGGCCTGATGGGGGACTCAGACCCTCCACTGGGaagtaagcctttttctttcctttttcttctgcagAGAATTGGCGAAGATCGTCTCCGTGCTAGTGAAGAGGGTGGCCTGGGTGTCCCACAACGAGACCTCCGAAAAGATGTTCGA
This genomic interval from Anolis sagrei isolate rAnoSag1 chromosome 2, rAnoSag1.mat, whole genome shotgun sequence contains the following:
- the LOC137096101 gene encoding uncharacterized protein isoform X2 gives rise to the protein MPSWGPMGFQDHPLEGRREPGGLQDPWPHPGGGMPQSLMLCGLLLPLSRPPEPQGTCAEVSSLQTHIKPQESCAEEPSLQTHIKPQESCAEEPSLQTHIKPQGTCAEEPSLPSYIIEVRPASKFLGREELPWADSSLEVQRGSLTSSERAESFLSEKSPTPPQNKLPKELGSKEVGIPSELFLPEWVALDLNTESLNELTQKMDSDEATLADIASIEDEVWDPPPSSSSSLSQEEAVDMALHPRRWSSLDPEQVRPRVPPGQAWDHHPGGIAQCLLQEMKRGLLQRPSG
- the LOC137096101 gene encoding uncharacterized protein isoform X1, which encodes MPSWGPMGFQDHPLEGRREPGGLQDPWPHPGGGMPQSLMLCGLLLPLSRPPEPQGTCAEVSSLQTHIKPQESCAEEPSLQTHIKPQESCAEEPSLQTHIKPQGTCAEEPSLPSYIIEVRPASKFLGREELPWADSSLEVQRGSLTSSERAESSFLSEKSPTPPQNKLPKELGSKEVGIPSELFLPEWVALDLNTESLNELTQKMDSDEATLADIASIEDEVWDPPPSSSSSLSQEEAVDMALHPRRWSSLDPEQVRPRVPPGQAWDHHPGGIAQCLLQEMKRGLLQRPSG